In Candidatus Woesebacteria bacterium, one DNA window encodes the following:
- a CDS encoding Chromosomal replication initiator protein DnaA: protein MINESQKEQIWQDCLGDIKVSVSPAIFSTWFSQTYITKLNQKEDRVVVEIGCPSSFVKNTIENRYYGLIQDTLNKIIGQKCDVLFEIKAKKENKSQEIALTPLFQEKKEREEKKDETFLEELKKSRLRPFYTFENFAVSSSNQMAWAACEAVAKNIGSAYNPLFLWGGVGVGKTHLMNAVGYYAKKNDINKNVYFCTGEDFTNDIVEGIRNKTTQKFRNKYRKLDILLIDDIQFIAGKDAVQEEFFHTFNAIVAAGGQIILTSDKPPSEISKLEERLRSRFEAGLIVDIAPPDFELRCAITQIKAKEKNINLEMNIVQTIAANLDSARKIEGFLIRLRSAVEINKYPEITEEIVENLLGKRDQEIEKRKKVSSEDVIEAVCKQYTLKKKQILGDSRVKNFALPRQILMYLLRTELNLPLQEVGRIIGGRDHTTVMHAVEKITKLASESVDIREDITGIKKTLWG from the coding sequence ATGATAAATGAAAGTCAAAAAGAACAAATCTGGCAAGATTGCCTCGGCGATATTAAAGTATCTGTTTCGCCAGCCATATTTTCTACCTGGTTTTCCCAAACGTATATAACCAAATTGAATCAGAAAGAGGATAGAGTTGTTGTAGAAATTGGTTGTCCATCCTCGTTTGTTAAAAATACTATTGAAAATAGATATTATGGATTAATTCAAGACACCCTAAATAAAATCATAGGACAAAAATGTGATGTTCTTTTTGAAATTAAAGCAAAAAAAGAAAACAAAAGTCAGGAAATAGCTTTAACGCCATTATTTCAAGAAAAAAAAGAAAGGGAAGAAAAAAAGGATGAAACCTTCCTTGAGGAACTAAAAAAATCAAGACTTAGACCTTTTTATACTTTTGAAAATTTTGCTGTATCATCTTCTAACCAAATGGCTTGGGCTGCTTGCGAGGCAGTGGCAAAAAACATAGGCAGTGCTTACAATCCACTTTTTCTGTGGGGCGGAGTAGGTGTTGGAAAAACCCACTTGATGAATGCAGTTGGTTATTATGCTAAGAAAAACGACATTAATAAAAACGTTTATTTTTGCACAGGAGAAGACTTTACCAACGACATTGTTGAAGGAATAAGAAATAAAACCACGCAAAAATTTAGAAACAAGTATAGAAAGCTAGATATTCTTTTGATTGATGATATACAGTTTATCGCTGGTAAAGATGCTGTTCAGGAAGAATTCTTTCACACATTTAATGCTATTGTTGCAGCAGGAGGTCAAATTATTTTAACTTCTGATAAACCACCATCTGAAATATCAAAACTAGAGGAGAGGCTAAGAAGCCGTTTTGAAGCGGGTTTAATTGTAGATATTGCTCCGCCTGATTTTGAATTAAGGTGCGCTATCACCCAAATCAAAGCTAAAGAAAAAAACATCAATTTGGAAATGAATATAGTTCAAACAATAGCCGCCAATCTTGATTCGGCAAGAAAGATAGAAGGTTTTCTCATAAGGCTAAGAAGTGCCGTTGAAATTAATAAATATCCTGAAATTACAGAAGAAATAGTAGAAAATCTTTTGGGTAAAAGAGATCAAGAAATTGAAAAGAGAAAAAAAGTAAGTAGTGAAGATGTAATTGAAGCAGTTTGCAAACAATACACTCTCAAGAAAAAACAAATACTTGGCGATTCGAGAGTTAAAAATTTTGCTTTACCACGACAGATTTTAATGTATCTGTTAAGAACAGAGCTTAATCTTCCACTTCAGGAGGTGGGTAGAATTATTGGAGGAAGAGATCACACGACTGTAATGCATGCTGTGGAAAAAATAACCAAGCTTGCCTCGGAAAGTGTGGATATCAGAGAGGATATAACGGGGATAAAAAAAACACTTTGGGGATAA
- a CDS encoding Ribonuclease P protein component — translation MLPRENRLVTKEDFNLVKEKGILLRTPFFLIIYFFRKDNKPSRFGFIVSTRVSKRAVDRNRIKRLLRDSIRILISEFKPGYDILFIAYKNCLSCSKDTLFLEVKENLKTKGLLK, via the coding sequence ATGTTGCCGAGGGAAAATAGGCTTGTTACCAAGGAGGATTTTAATCTTGTAAAAGAAAAAGGAATTCTTTTAAGAACACCCTTTTTCTTGATTATTTATTTTTTTAGGAAAGACAACAAACCCTCACGCTTTGGTTTTATAGTTTCTACCAGGGTTTCCAAAAGAGCGGTTGATAGAAACAGAATTAAGAGGTTGTTAAGAGATTCAATAAGGATTTTAATCTCCGAATTTAAGCCAGGATATGATATCCTTTTTATTGCCTATAAAAATTGCCTTTCTTGTAGCAAAGACACTCTTTTTCTAGAAGTAAAGGAAAACTTAAAAACGAAGGGTCTTTTGAAATGA
- a CDS encoding Peptidase M23 translates to MTEKYELSKEVVDFLYNGCVAFFPDQFYPEDQKVAPAVFYSGQNKETFEQKLLEATQAESIQDAIQIVRGWKIALDRGEEVYSTVPVNIEDLVTLYEKASGQKKEALPVIPQAKDSSTKAQGKEQPKSSEKTSVKEDTDTTNILETTTPKIPQAKTQEQSTSQPNSIKPTESILSKETTAVQKETLNPNILPFQKTPETTIAKTNSSKTLLKRVGSILKREEVEIKKTETKSLETNLYSPLPEPTIKLSKEQLEIVKLAHQDPQNFADQLKERIIETSKLNPENPLETESAEIVAKTFTLKLLNIDPKDPKITIDSSPFETLAFFANPKNEELAKIIPDAKAREEISRISLEALYSLEKDSTIATNFVNQAFGQDWSPFFIPPQIRKLEAAPEGKIPEGGINVNLTEFLEQVVSFQTLEKQIKNAILDEKTYNQLSKPEKARLETEIKKVAGKVSSATRAFSFITGKKLPPPQGQVVTVSTGWLDTQLATIGISTQGQSLPIAISLNFGSFSSPNILSSPILNFAFDKLINKIPAVAKLNTAISGMTAKLGSKVATKIAAKAAATKLGAALAANVIPAIGQVISAVTALLSLKDLASLIKVWLKKNQDKLTFILAGILVGAFALTGAPLYLVAGVGVISVSRAASIGAFLGGLFFALTNIVLASLVIPMLIVFIGIPILVAIILFIINSGAYVYPPSTKMASLGPGAVVNEYIEVAKLAYSEKYPEKGKSSELSFENNQLPLEITYEITIKAKKGSLTNISISETCNVTKKNNIPSCPNPNPAIPNGSNIGTIDSASPYTFTYKKTFTSPQFEDTLTIDTITVSATNAEGESVSSAGSASIKIGNPPEECPSGWPIMPEGGETSLRITQGPRGIFSHLLVEAIDIAATTGHSIISTHSGTATVVRTSNAYRPLYIDVESTCNGKTIITRYAHLSASSVSTGQKVIKGQIIGLSGSDGTGPHLHYEFRQNIKMDVPYIPKHVPYGCSNNCGNIP, encoded by the coding sequence ATGACAGAAAAATACGAACTAAGCAAAGAAGTTGTTGATTTCTTGTACAACGGATGTGTTGCTTTCTTTCCAGACCAATTTTATCCAGAAGATCAAAAAGTTGCTCCCGCAGTTTTTTATTCTGGACAAAACAAAGAAACTTTTGAACAAAAACTTCTAGAAGCAACCCAAGCCGAAAGTATTCAAGACGCGATACAAATTGTAAGGGGATGGAAAATTGCCTTAGATCGCGGAGAAGAAGTCTATTCAACAGTACCTGTCAATATAGAAGACTTAGTTACATTGTACGAAAAAGCCTCAGGACAAAAAAAAGAAGCACTACCAGTAATACCCCAGGCTAAAGATTCATCTACAAAAGCACAAGGAAAAGAACAACCAAAATCTTCGGAAAAAACTTCTGTAAAAGAAGATACAGATACTACTAACATTTTAGAAACAACTACACCCAAAATCCCTCAAGCAAAAACCCAAGAACAATCAACATCACAGCCAAATTCAATTAAACCTACTGAAAGCATCCTGTCTAAAGAAACAACAGCAGTTCAGAAAGAAACTCTTAATCCTAACATATTACCTTTCCAAAAAACACCAGAAACAACAATAGCAAAAACCAATTCAAGCAAAACTCTACTAAAAAGAGTAGGGTCAATATTAAAAAGAGAGGAAGTTGAAATTAAAAAAACAGAGACAAAATCACTAGAAACAAATCTCTACTCTCCTCTCCCTGAACCAACAATAAAACTAAGCAAAGAACAACTGGAAATAGTTAAATTAGCTCACCAAGATCCACAAAATTTTGCCGACCAACTAAAAGAAAGGATTATAGAAACATCAAAATTAAATCCTGAAAATCCTTTAGAAACAGAATCTGCTGAAATCGTCGCAAAAACTTTCACCCTAAAATTATTAAACATTGATCCTAAAGACCCAAAAATAACTATTGATTCTTCGCCTTTTGAAACACTAGCTTTCTTTGCTAATCCAAAAAATGAAGAACTAGCAAAAATAATACCTGACGCAAAAGCAAGAGAGGAAATTAGTAGAATATCTCTTGAAGCCCTATACTCTCTAGAAAAAGACTCTACTATTGCCACTAATTTTGTTAATCAAGCATTCGGCCAAGACTGGTCGCCCTTTTTTATTCCTCCTCAAATAAGAAAACTTGAAGCTGCGCCGGAAGGGAAAATACCAGAAGGAGGAATAAATGTAAATTTAACTGAATTTTTAGAACAAGTTGTCTCCTTTCAAACTTTGGAAAAGCAAATTAAAAATGCTATTTTAGATGAAAAAACATACAATCAGCTAAGTAAACCAGAAAAAGCTCGTCTTGAGACTGAAATTAAAAAAGTAGCGGGCAAAGTTTCCTCTGCTACACGAGCTTTTAGCTTTATCACCGGTAAAAAATTGCCACCCCCCCAAGGGCAAGTAGTAACTGTTAGCACCGGCTGGCTAGACACACAACTTGCCACCATAGGTATTTCCACACAAGGACAATCTCTGCCTATTGCAATTTCTTTAAATTTTGGCAGTTTCTCGTCACCAAACATTTTGTCTTCTCCTATACTCAACTTTGCCTTCGACAAGCTCATAAATAAAATTCCCGCTGTTGCCAAATTAAACACAGCTATCAGCGGAATGACTGCAAAACTAGGCTCGAAGGTCGCCACCAAAATCGCCGCCAAGGCCGCTGCCACCAAACTAGGGGCCGCTCTTGCCGCAAACGTTATCCCCGCTATTGGACAAGTAATATCAGCAGTAACAGCTCTATTATCGCTTAAGGATCTAGCGAGTCTCATAAAAGTTTGGCTTAAGAAAAATCAAGACAAACTTACTTTCATTCTAGCAGGAATTCTTGTAGGAGCATTTGCTTTAACAGGTGCTCCTCTTTACCTTGTTGCCGGAGTAGGTGTAATAAGCGTCTCAAGAGCTGCATCAATAGGTGCTTTTCTGGGAGGTCTATTTTTTGCTTTGACTAATATAGTTTTAGCTTCTCTTGTTATTCCTATGCTTATTGTCTTTATTGGCATACCAATTCTTGTTGCCATAATTCTTTTTATTATCAATTCTGGAGCTTATGTTTATCCTCCTTCAACAAAAATGGCATCTTTAGGGCCAGGAGCTGTTGTAAACGAATATATAGAAGTTGCAAAACTAGCTTATTCAGAAAAATATCCAGAAAAAGGAAAAAGCAGTGAACTTTCTTTTGAAAACAACCAACTCCCTCTTGAGATAACATACGAAATAACAATAAAGGCAAAAAAAGGTTCTCTAACAAATATATCAATAAGCGAAACCTGTAACGTAACAAAAAAGAATAACATACCAAGCTGTCCAAACCCAAATCCAGCAATACCAAATGGTAGCAATATAGGCACAATAGACTCAGCATCACCTTACACCTTCACCTATAAAAAAACTTTTACCTCGCCTCAGTTTGAGGACACGCTTACTATAGATACAATAACTGTTTCTGCTACAAATGCCGAGGGAGAAAGCGTCTCAAGCGCCGGATCTGCATCCATCAAAATAGGTAATCCTCCAGAAGAATGTCCTAGTGGTTGGCCAATAATGCCAGAGGGCGGGGAGACGAGTCTTAGGATAACACAAGGGCCACGCGGAATATTTAGTCACTTACTGGTTGAGGCAATAGACATAGCCGCTACCACCGGTCATTCTATAATATCCACGCACTCGGGTACAGCAACTGTTGTAAGAACTAGTAACGCCTATAGACCTCTTTATATAGACGTTGAGTCAACCTGTAACGGCAAAACAATTATCACAAGATATGCTCACCTATCAGCATCATCAGTATCAACAGGGCAAAAAGTAATCAAGGGACAAATAATAGGTCTAAGCGGTTCTGATGGTACAGGACCCCATTTGCATTATGAATTTAGACAAAATATAAAAATGGACGTTCCATATATACCCAAGCACGTACCTTACGGGTGCAGCAATAACTGTGGTAATATACCTTAA
- a CDS encoding TrsE-like protein — MFNILKKKNKEETKKDNQEVLYQTPEPTYGPNNLQPVENKENSVKDLNLDSTVKSTEEKPEISNPSIDIFTKKVELIDAIAPKIIETDFDYIKINDTYFRTIFVSGYPRFVSPGWLEPIINFNNSLDISFYIYPIEGKSVLDDLRRKITEMEAEIATDIERGKVIDPNTQAKLEDALTLQEQLVKGAERFFEFAFYITIPAATIEELDHITKQVESTLGSLMIIAKKATLDMENGFLTTVPFGFNKLAITRNMDSTSLATTFPLTSAELSSDEGVLYGINSQNGSFIIFDRFSLENSNMTIFATSGAGKSYFVKLESVRSLMLGTEVIILDPEAEYKPLCEAVGGEYISFSFNSPSKINPFDLSQVYTEGENQLGLKILTLHSFFKVIMGKLDPIKEALLDRAIVATYHAKGITQDPSTQKKEPPLMEDLYKTLIGMETQDALDLASRIERFVKGSFVGIFDKQTNIDINNPFTVFSVKDMQEALRPIAMFMILDFIWTRVQRNLKRRILIVDEAWHMMRYEDSAQFLWSVVKRARKYFLGLTTITQDVEDFLSQDIGKAIVTNSALRVLLKQSPTAIDRVGEVFYLSQGEKQLLLSANVGEGIFFAGPHHAPIRVVASPEEHQLITSNPIELSNKSDVALNQTQQEQPKISIKTDIIQ; from the coding sequence GCCAGAGCCTACTTATGGACCAAACAATCTTCAACCAGTCGAGAATAAAGAAAATAGTGTAAAAGATTTAAATTTGGATTCAACGGTAAAATCAACTGAGGAAAAGCCGGAAATAAGTAATCCCAGTATTGATATTTTTACCAAAAAGGTCGAATTGATTGATGCTATCGCTCCCAAAATTATTGAAACCGACTTTGATTATATTAAAATCAACGACACTTATTTTCGAACTATCTTTGTTTCAGGTTATCCACGCTTTGTCAGCCCAGGTTGGCTTGAACCCATAATTAACTTTAATAATTCTCTTGATATTTCCTTCTATATCTATCCTATCGAAGGGAAAAGTGTTCTTGACGATTTGCGAAGAAAAATTACTGAAATGGAAGCTGAAATTGCAACCGATATCGAAAGAGGTAAGGTAATTGATCCCAACACCCAGGCAAAACTTGAGGACGCTCTTACCCTCCAAGAACAATTAGTAAAAGGTGCTGAAAGATTTTTTGAGTTTGCATTTTACATAACCATACCAGCTGCGACCATAGAAGAATTAGATCATATTACAAAACAGGTAGAGTCAACCCTTGGCTCGTTGATGATTATCGCCAAAAAAGCAACACTTGATATGGAAAATGGCTTTTTAACCACAGTTCCCTTCGGCTTTAACAAACTAGCAATAACCCGCAACATGGATTCAACCTCTCTTGCTACTACCTTTCCTTTAACATCAGCTGAACTTTCATCAGATGAAGGTGTTTTATATGGCATTAATTCACAAAACGGCTCATTTATTATCTTTGACCGATTTTCTCTTGAAAATTCAAATATGACAATTTTTGCAACTTCTGGAGCAGGAAAATCATACTTTGTAAAACTAGAGTCTGTTAGAAGTTTAATGCTTGGAACCGAAGTAATCATTCTTGATCCTGAAGCAGAATACAAACCTCTTTGCGAGGCGGTAGGAGGAGAATATATTTCCTTTTCTTTCAACTCTCCCTCAAAGATTAATCCTTTTGATCTCTCTCAAGTTTACACAGAGGGAGAAAATCAACTAGGCTTAAAAATTCTCACTCTGCATTCATTCTTTAAAGTTATTATGGGGAAGCTTGACCCTATCAAAGAAGCCCTTCTTGACCGCGCCATAGTGGCAACATACCACGCAAAGGGTATAACCCAAGATCCTAGTACCCAAAAAAAAGAACCCCCCCTTATGGAAGATCTTTATAAAACATTAATTGGTATGGAAACTCAAGATGCGCTTGATCTTGCTTCAAGAATAGAAAGATTTGTCAAAGGAAGTTTTGTGGGCATTTTCGACAAACAAACAAATATAGACATCAATAATCCCTTTACAGTTTTTTCAGTTAAAGATATGCAAGAGGCTCTTCGCCCTATTGCTATGTTTATGATTCTTGATTTTATTTGGACTCGTGTACAAAGAAACCTCAAAAGAAGAATTCTAATTGTTGACGAAGCCTGGCATATGATGAGATATGAAGATTCAGCCCAGTTTTTATGGAGCGTTGTTAAAAGAGCAAGAAAATACTTCCTAGGATTAACAACTATTACTCAAGATGTAGAAGATTTCCTTTCTCAAGATATTGGTAAAGCCATTGTAACAAACAGCGCCCTAAGAGTCCTATTAAAACAATCGCCAACTGCTATAGACCGCGTGGGTGAAGTTTTTTATCTCTCACAAGGAGAAAAGCAGCTCTTGCTTTCAGCCAATGTTGGAGAGGGAATCTTCTTCGCCGGCCCGCACCATGCTCCTATTAGAGTAGTTGCTTCACCTGAGGAACATCAACTTATAACCAGTAACCCAATAGAATTATCAAATAAAAGTGACGTGGCACTTAATCAGACACAACAAGAGCAACCAAAAATATCTATTAAAACTGATATTATTCAATAA
- a CDS encoding DNA polymerase III beta subunit encodes MKLQVVQEDFKKAVIIASRFSSARPQIPVLSNLLLSTSNNNLTISATNLEISINFKIGAKVEEKGDITVPAKSLAEIVSNLNPGVIKLKSEKEQLTLEAENFKSKLLGINASEFPKVPKEMTGSMIEIPFGSLVQSLSKVVFASSYDETRPVLTGILLMLDEGKLSLVATDGYRLSVSQIEGKYQSDVKKLIVPKFIFNEIPRIATGENIIFSFDTKNSLVLFKTKEAILSSRVIEGVYPDFQKIIPKSFKTKVLIDKDDFLRLIKLSSVFARDSGNVIKISIKNNLLDVFAESQYSGSQKSSAEAKVEGDDVEIAFNYKFLEDFLNSVSGETVSLELNDSSSPVVFKDTSDKNYLHLIMPVKI; translated from the coding sequence ATGAAACTTCAGGTTGTGCAAGAAGACTTTAAGAAAGCTGTTATTATTGCTTCTCGCTTTTCGAGCGCAAGGCCACAAATTCCAGTTTTGTCTAATTTACTACTTTCAACAAGTAATAATAATTTAACTATCTCTGCTACCAATTTGGAAATATCTATTAATTTTAAAATAGGAGCAAAGGTGGAAGAAAAAGGTGATATTACAGTTCCTGCAAAGTCTTTGGCTGAGATAGTGAGTAATTTAAATCCGGGTGTAATTAAATTAAAATCAGAAAAGGAACAACTAACTCTTGAAGCTGAAAATTTTAAATCAAAACTTTTGGGAATAAATGCTTCTGAATTTCCCAAAGTTCCAAAAGAGATGACAGGTAGTATGATCGAGATTCCGTTTGGTTCTTTAGTCCAATCTTTGTCTAAAGTTGTCTTTGCCTCCTCATATGATGAAACAAGGCCTGTTTTGACGGGAATACTTTTAATGCTTGATGAAGGTAAATTAAGTTTGGTGGCAACTGATGGTTACCGACTTTCTGTTTCTCAAATAGAAGGAAAATATCAAAGCGATGTTAAGAAATTAATAGTTCCAAAATTTATTTTTAACGAGATTCCAAGAATTGCAACAGGCGAGAATATAATTTTTTCTTTTGATACTAAAAACAGTCTGGTTCTTTTTAAAACTAAAGAGGCGATTTTATCATCTCGTGTTATTGAAGGTGTGTATCCTGATTTTCAAAAAATAATCCCCAAAAGTTTTAAAACAAAAGTTTTGATTGATAAAGATGATTTTTTGCGCTTGATTAAGCTTTCGTCTGTCTTTGCTCGAGATTCTGGTAATGTAATTAAAATTTCAATTAAAAATAATTTGTTGGATGTTTTTGCTGAAAGCCAATATTCTGGTTCACAAAAAAGCTCGGCTGAAGCAAAAGTTGAGGGTGATGATGTAGAAATTGCTTTCAATTACAAATTTTTAGAAGATTTCTTGAATTCAGTATCAGGCGAGACTGTTTCTCTTGAGTTGAATGACTCAAGTTCTCCTGTTGTTTTTAAAGATACTTCTGATAAAAATTATCTTCACTTAATAATGCCGGTTAAAATTTAA
- a CDS encoding Inner membrane protein translocase component YidC, long form: protein MFTTIFVQPLANGLILFYRLLGNNLGLAIIVFSVFLRFVLNPLTKPYLESMKKMKKIAPQLEKIKAKFKDDKVKLAQAQAELYRQNKINPGAGCLPYLLQIVIFIAFFNVFTRTIYSSENLTQKFNDLLYPPLKFSQEEVVNTKFLYLDVTEPDVFKLNSVPFPIPGPVVILAALVQFWSSKLMMSSTEVYKRKAKKTKEVSDDLQASIQQSMLYTFPLMTLFFGMKFPSGLALYWVVFSLIQFYQQYDSSKIGSLLSRFSLLKSTSNDKSGKK, encoded by the coding sequence ATGTTTACCACCATTTTTGTTCAACCACTTGCCAATGGACTTATTTTATTTTACCGTCTGCTTGGAAATAATTTAGGCTTGGCAATTATTGTTTTTAGCGTCTTTTTAAGATTTGTTTTAAACCCCCTAACCAAACCCTATCTTGAGTCAATGAAAAAGATGAAAAAGATAGCGCCGCAGCTTGAGAAGATTAAAGCTAAATTTAAAGATGATAAGGTTAAACTAGCTCAGGCTCAAGCTGAACTTTATCGCCAGAACAAGATAAATCCGGGCGCAGGATGCTTACCTTATCTTCTACAAATAGTAATTTTTATTGCCTTTTTTAATGTTTTTACAAGGACTATTTATTCAAGCGAGAATTTGACTCAAAAATTTAATGACCTTCTTTACCCCCCTTTAAAGTTTTCTCAAGAGGAAGTTGTTAACACTAAATTTCTTTATCTTGATGTCACAGAACCCGATGTTTTTAAATTAAACAGCGTTCCCTTTCCTATTCCTGGCCCAGTGGTTATTTTGGCAGCTTTGGTTCAGTTTTGGTCCTCAAAGTTAATGATGAGTTCAACTGAAGTTTATAAGAGGAAAGCAAAAAAGACAAAAGAAGTTTCAGATGACTTGCAGGCATCAATACAACAGTCAATGCTTTATACTTTTCCTTTGATGACTCTCTTTTTTGGAATGAAATTTCCTTCAGGTCTTGCTCTTTATTGGGTGGTTTTTTCTTTAATTCAATTTTATCAACAATATGACTCCTCCAAGATTGGCTCTTTGCTTTCTCGTTTTTCTTTGCTAAAATCAACTTCTAATGACAAGTCAGGAAAAAAGTGA